The Anopheles merus strain MAF chromosome 2L, AmerM5.1, whole genome shotgun sequence genome has a segment encoding these proteins:
- the LOC121594749 gene encoding mucin-5AC-like isoform X2: protein MLAKRHPRWDGPARDTQQMAYIYRLIAAMLVGLCLSAVATTATSTFPKQSPSCNSPQDCTTTTDALAGKSKRSAIMNELTPRSASGDRSLLAVSFDSNSNSVLEATGPSGRNGKDLLDESYQRTKELAMNISNVQRAVLASQQNRPPVFRVPGPAQPPSQGSRQNPNPDIQDIITGIVKLLNGNVNVHANPQPTRRHSASRINNRGPPRISEAQPLPNEYEGELGAPTSSRPLLQPDQQGQQQPSGPPQSGPRPDGHPIRPFLTGVPIPEQIVPSMQQTYRPGFVSQNRPPWQRPKPRPPISPNRRPIPPYKPYPTSLDYRPDSGPNTGPIAIPTNNDGGNAIDNVTEKVIEDPPYEAPPNYPTTTQLGTTEEVDSEQDYTTTTSTSTTTSESDQQHPITGPPKRKSTPKPTPPTEVQYTIESATSAASVMPATGPNGEVYDPEVVPSVYEINSIEYLPSSGVLEPTPSTTDGIITTSSTAGIEPSNGGDHSPTITPTPTLVLTSETIKTATTTTTTTTTTTTTTTSPAGLPHSTTSDVIAPSKASPEPAKPSDYRFQPRPGLVLDDPDFKPGGGAAAAGPGNSNAIRTQNLPPFANRPEIYTAPPPGAGSGAPGGRPPNYGEIFDVTLSAIQGPGSGGSGSQQTIKINPYYNRGQPGGGGQGGEASIILTGTGTDGFVSIDGKRSYIDLFGTETQRKTQIQPTATRPAGPIAATERPKPPKIGPTPPALQPGIIGTGYAVPETESPVHAGPIGSNQKPPSGGGAAGGSVHRAPSVHQSRPKYPGAIGLPPVRIDTCIVGDDSTCDQAQNERCKTENGVSSCHCRPGYARRKHREPCRRIVSLALSMRVDKIYERRIHWDVSLADRSSEKYQQLSYEAIRAMDSAMSMTPFSDEFLEARINGIYTVNPSSGSAASGASTGAVFVNYTVNLDENAETLRPALRSDIQRHLLGVIHRRNNNIGNSALYVEAPTGAVSSVQDVDECTSDELNDCDEEAHCTNLFGTFRCECNVGFRDPWADQPQRAGRECLSCPESYCTNRGTCSYDNANNRQVCKCLGSYYGTQCEIDGEVLGVAVGASVAAVIIIVLTLICLVMWSRKWQREHKNAMGSPVFGYLGNGQVKTPVMGQAPYQVTLEDRMRWAQIADVMAQANHYAAEPVAGRPSSAMYGYPNLQTIGSMNTLSLHGTLPMHTGTLPPVPLPRTLGLNRNGMRTLENSSSSEEEDRADLLGRNFNVPRPKSRSNASVTSGIYYDVDYAPTGAEQLYGGGSTLGGTIGLGGQMGGGGVGGGGMGAGGTTKSQSSIPMSTYTSSGRPLQSTYYK, encoded by the exons ATGCTAGCCAAAAGACACCCTCGCTGGGATGGCCCCGCAAGAGACACACAACAGATGGCGTACATCTACCGACTGATAGCAGCCATGCTGGTCGGCCTCTGCCTAAGTGCGGTGGCGACGACGGCAACAAGCACCTTTCCAAAGCAATCCCCTAGCTGTAACTCCCCACAAgactgcaccaccaccaccgacgcgTTGGCCGGCAAATCGAAACGATCGGCCATCATGAACGAGCTTACACCGCGATCGGCCAGCGGCGACCGAAGCCTGCTCGCCGTCTCCTtcgacagcaacagcaacagtgtgctGGAGGCCACTGGCCCATCAGGCCGCAACGGCAAGGATCTGCTCGACGAGTCCTACCAGCGCACCAAGGAGCTGGCCATGAACATATCGAACGTTCAGCGGGCCGTCCTTGCCTCCCAGCAGAACCGTCCGCCCGTGTTTCGAGTGCCGGGACCGGCGCAACCACCATCGCAAGGCAGTCGGCAGAATCCGAACCCGGACATACAAGACATCATTACCGGCATTGTGAAGCTGCTGAATGGTAATGTGAATGTGCACGCGAATCCTCAGCCCACTAGGCGCCATTCGGCCTCACGCATCAACAACCGAGGACCTCCGCGTATATCCGAAGCTCAACCGCTGCCGAACGAGTACGAAGGAGAGCTGGGTGCACCGACCTCCTCGCGACCTTTGCTCCAACCGGACCAGCAAGGCCAGCAGCAACCTTCGGGCCCTCCACAGTCAGGCCCGCGGCCCGACGGTCATCCGATAAGGCCCTTCCTCACCGGAGTTCCCATTCCGGAGCAAATTGTACCGTCCATGCAGCAAACCTACCGGCCTGGATTTGTGTCACAGAACCGTCCGCCCTGGCAGAGACCGAAACCACGACCACCGATATCTCCCAATCGACGACCTATTCCACCGTACAAACCGTACCCAACGAGTCTCGACTATCGACCGGACAGCGGGCCCAACACGGGTCCGATTGCTATTCCTACCAACAACGACGGTGGCAATGCGATCGACAACGTAACGGAGAAGGTCATTGAGGATCCACCGTACGAGGCTCCACCAAACTATCCCACAACGACACAGCTGGGCACCACAGAGGAAGTAGATTCAGAGCAGGATTACACGACTACTACGAGCACATCGACCACGACGTCGGAAAGCGATCAACAGCACCCAATAACTGGTCCACCGAAGCGAAAATCCACTCCGAAACCGACGCCACCGACCGAGGTACAGTACACGATCGAGTCGGCAACGAGTGCGGCCAGCGTGATGCCTGCGACCGGTCCGAACGGGGAGGTGTACGATCCGGAAGTAGTGCCGAGCGTGTACGAGATCAACTCGATCGAGTATCTCCCATCGAGCGGTGTGCTAGAACCGACCCCCTCGACGACCGATGGCATCATTACGACGTCCAGCACTGCTGGAATTGAACCCTCCAATGGTGGAGATCATTCGCCAACGATCACTCCAACGCCTACACTGGTGTTGACGAGTGAAACGATCAAGACAGCGACAACGACcacaacaacgacgacgaccactacaacgacaacgacgagTCCTGCTGGTTTGCCACACAGCACGACTTCGGACGTGATTGCACCATCGAAAGCCTCGCCCGAGCCGGCCAAACCTTCCGACTATCGATTCCAACCACGCCCCGGACTGGTGCTGGACGATCCGGACTTTAAGCCGGGCGGCGGTGCTGCCGCCGCTGGTCCTGGCAATAGTAACGCGATTCGTACGCAAAACCTGCCCCCATTCGCTAACCGGCCAGAGATCTACACCGCTCCACCGCCGGGAGCAGGATCGGGCGCACCCGGTGGACGGCCGCCGAACTATGGCGAGATCTTCGACGTGACACTGTCCGCCATCCAGGGTCCTGGGTCGGGTGGGTCCGGATCACAGCAGACGATCAAAATCAATCCGTATTACAACCGAGGACAgccgggtggtggtggacaGGGAGGCGAGGCAAGCATCATCCTAACAGGCACCGGCACCGATGGGTTCGTTTCGATCGATGGTAAACGATCGTACATCGATCTGTTCGGCACGGAAACGCAACGAAAAACGCAGATCCAACCCACTGCTACCCGCCCCGCTGGTCCGATTGCAGCGACGGAACGGCCAAAGCCACCGAAGATCGGTCCAACGCCACCGGCCCTGCAGCCTGGCATCATCGGTACGGGATACGCTGTGCCAGAAACGGAATCCCCCGTACATGCTGGACCGATTGGGTCAAATCAAAAGCCTCCCTCGGGTGGCGGAGCGGCAGGCGGATCGGTTCATCGAGCTCCCTCCGTACatcagagtcgtccgaagtatCCGGGCGCGATCGGACTACCACCGGTGCGTATCGACACGTGCATCGTTGGGGATGATTCTACGTGCGATCAGGCACAGAACGAACGGTGCAAGACGGAAAATGGCGTTTCAAGCTGTCACTGCAGGCCCGGGTACGCAAGACGCAAGCACCGGGAACCTTGTCGACGCATCGTGTCCTTGGCACTGTCGATGCGCGTGGACAAGATCTACGAGCGGCGGATCCATTGGGACGTGTCGTTGGCGGATCGAAGCAGCGAGAAGTATCAGCAGCTAAGCTACGAAGCGATTCGAGCG ATGGACTCCGCCATGTCAATGACACCGTTCTCGGACGAATTCCTGGAGGCACGCATCAACGGCATCTACACGGTCAATCCGTCCAGTGGGTCTGCCGCCTCCGGTGCCTCTACCGGTGCCGTCTTTGTCAACTACACCgtcaatttggacgaaaatgcggAAACACTGCGACCCGCGCTTCGGTCGGACATTCAGCGCCATCTGCTCGGCGTGATCCATCGGCGGAACAACAACATCGGCAACTCGGCCCTGTACGTCGAGGCACCGACCGGAGCCGTCTCGAGCGTGCAGGACGTGGATGAGTGTACGTCGGACGAGCTGAACGATTGTGACGAGGAGGCACACTGCACCAATCTGTTCGGTACGTTCCGGTGCGAGTGTAACGTCGGCTTCCGCGATCCGTGGGCCGACCAGCCGCAGCGGGCGGGGCGAGAGTGCCTGTCCTGTCCGGAGTCGTACTGCACGAACCGGGGCACCTGTAGCTACGATAATGCGAACAATCGACAGGTTTGCAAGTGTCTTGGCAGTTACTACGGGACGCAGTGTGAGATCGATGGGGAGGTGCTGGGTGTCGCTGTTGGTGCTTCGGTGGCCGCCGTCATCATCATTGTGCTGACGCTTATCTGTCTCGTTATGTGGAG CCGGAAGTGGCAGCGGGAGCACAAAAATGCAATGGGCAGCCCGGTGTTTGGGTATCTGGGCAATGGGCAGGTGAAGACACCGGTCATGGGCCAGGCACCGTACCAGGTGACACTGGAGGATCGCATGCGGTGGGCGCAGATTGCGGACGTAATGGCTCAAGCGAATCATTACGCG GCTGAGCCCGTTGCAGGACGTCCATCGTCGGCCATGTATGGCTATCCCAATCTACAGACGATCGGTAGCATGAACACGCTGTCGCTACACGGAACCTTACCCATGCACACCGGCACCTTACCGCCAGTTCCGTTGCCAAG AACCCTTGGACTGAACCGAAATGGCATGCGAACGTTGGAAAACTCCAGCTCCAGCGAGGAGGAGGACCGGGCCGATCTGCTCGGCCGCAACTTCAATGTCCCCCGGCCAAAGAGCCGTAGCAATGCGAGCGTTACG TCCGGCATCTACTACGACGTGGATTACGCCCCGACGGGAGCGGAGCAGCTGTACGGTGGGGGCAGCACACTCGGCGGCACGATAGGACTGGGCGGGCAGATGGGCGGCGGTGGCGTCGGCGGAGGTGGAATGGGTGCTGGTGGCACAACGAAATCGCAAAGCAGCATACCAATGAGCACCTACACCTCTTCCGGCCGGCCATTACAATCGACGTACTACAAGTGA
- the LOC121594749 gene encoding mucin-5AC-like isoform X1 produces the protein MLAKRHPRWDGPARDTQQMAYIYRLIAAMLVGLCLSAVATTATSTFPKQSPSCNSPQDCTTTTDALAGKSKRSAIMNELTPRSASGDRSLLAVSFDSNSNSVLEATGPSGRNGKDLLDESYQRTKELAMNISNVQRAVLASQQNRPPVFRVPGPAQPPSQGSRQNPNPDIQDIITGIVKLLNGNVNVHANPQPTRRHSASRINNRGPPRISEAQPLPNEYEGELGAPTSSRPLLQPDQQGQQQPSGPPQSGPRPDGHPIRPFLTGVPIPEQIVPSMQQTYRPGFVSQNRPPWQRPKPRPPISPNRRPIPPYKPYPTSLDYRPDSGPNTGPIAIPTNNDGGNAIDNVTEKVIEDPPYEAPPNYPTTTQLGTTEEVDSEQDYTTTTSTSTTTSESDQQHPITGPPKRKSTPKPTPPTEVQYTIESATSAASVMPATGPNGEVYDPEVVPSVYEINSIEYLPSSGVLEPTPSTTDGIITTSSTAGIEPSNGGDHSPTITPTPTLVLTSETIKTATTTTTTTTTTTTTTTSPAGLPHSTTSDVIAPSKASPEPAKPSDYRFQPRPGLVLDDPDFKPGGGAAAAGPGNSNAIRTQNLPPFANRPEIYTAPPPGAGSGAPGGRPPNYGEIFDVTLSAIQGPGSGGSGSQQTIKINPYYNRGQPGGGGQGGEASIILTGTGTDGFVSIDGKRSYIDLFGTETQRKTQIQPTATRPAGPIAATERPKPPKIGPTPPALQPGIIGTGYAVPETESPVHAGPIGSNQKPPSGGGAAGGSVHRAPSVHQSRPKYPGAIGLPPVRIDTCIVGDDSTCDQAQNERCKTENGVSSCHCRPGYARRKHREPCRRIVSLALSMRVDKIYERRIHWDVSLADRSSEKYQQLSYEAIRAMDSAMSMTPFSDEFLEARINGIYTVNPSSGSAASGASTGAVFVNYTVNLDENAETLRPALRSDIQRHLLGVIHRRNNNIGNSALYVEAPTGAVSSVQDVDECTSDELNDCDEEAHCTNLFGTFRCECNVGFRDPWADQPQRAGRECLSCPESYCTNRGTCSYDNANNRQVCKCLGSYYGTQCEIDGEVLGVAVGASVAAVIIIVLTLICLVMWSRKWQREHKNAMGSPVFGYLGNGQVKTPVMGQAPYQVTLEDRMRWAQIADVMAQANHYAVSYIDAEPVAGRPSSAMYGYPNLQTIGSMNTLSLHGTLPMHTGTLPPVPLPRTLGLNRNGMRTLENSSSSEEEDRADLLGRNFNVPRPKSRSNASVTSGIYYDVDYAPTGAEQLYGGGSTLGGTIGLGGQMGGGGVGGGGMGAGGTTKSQSSIPMSTYTSSGRPLQSTYYK, from the exons ATGCTAGCCAAAAGACACCCTCGCTGGGATGGCCCCGCAAGAGACACACAACAGATGGCGTACATCTACCGACTGATAGCAGCCATGCTGGTCGGCCTCTGCCTAAGTGCGGTGGCGACGACGGCAACAAGCACCTTTCCAAAGCAATCCCCTAGCTGTAACTCCCCACAAgactgcaccaccaccaccgacgcgTTGGCCGGCAAATCGAAACGATCGGCCATCATGAACGAGCTTACACCGCGATCGGCCAGCGGCGACCGAAGCCTGCTCGCCGTCTCCTtcgacagcaacagcaacagtgtgctGGAGGCCACTGGCCCATCAGGCCGCAACGGCAAGGATCTGCTCGACGAGTCCTACCAGCGCACCAAGGAGCTGGCCATGAACATATCGAACGTTCAGCGGGCCGTCCTTGCCTCCCAGCAGAACCGTCCGCCCGTGTTTCGAGTGCCGGGACCGGCGCAACCACCATCGCAAGGCAGTCGGCAGAATCCGAACCCGGACATACAAGACATCATTACCGGCATTGTGAAGCTGCTGAATGGTAATGTGAATGTGCACGCGAATCCTCAGCCCACTAGGCGCCATTCGGCCTCACGCATCAACAACCGAGGACCTCCGCGTATATCCGAAGCTCAACCGCTGCCGAACGAGTACGAAGGAGAGCTGGGTGCACCGACCTCCTCGCGACCTTTGCTCCAACCGGACCAGCAAGGCCAGCAGCAACCTTCGGGCCCTCCACAGTCAGGCCCGCGGCCCGACGGTCATCCGATAAGGCCCTTCCTCACCGGAGTTCCCATTCCGGAGCAAATTGTACCGTCCATGCAGCAAACCTACCGGCCTGGATTTGTGTCACAGAACCGTCCGCCCTGGCAGAGACCGAAACCACGACCACCGATATCTCCCAATCGACGACCTATTCCACCGTACAAACCGTACCCAACGAGTCTCGACTATCGACCGGACAGCGGGCCCAACACGGGTCCGATTGCTATTCCTACCAACAACGACGGTGGCAATGCGATCGACAACGTAACGGAGAAGGTCATTGAGGATCCACCGTACGAGGCTCCACCAAACTATCCCACAACGACACAGCTGGGCACCACAGAGGAAGTAGATTCAGAGCAGGATTACACGACTACTACGAGCACATCGACCACGACGTCGGAAAGCGATCAACAGCACCCAATAACTGGTCCACCGAAGCGAAAATCCACTCCGAAACCGACGCCACCGACCGAGGTACAGTACACGATCGAGTCGGCAACGAGTGCGGCCAGCGTGATGCCTGCGACCGGTCCGAACGGGGAGGTGTACGATCCGGAAGTAGTGCCGAGCGTGTACGAGATCAACTCGATCGAGTATCTCCCATCGAGCGGTGTGCTAGAACCGACCCCCTCGACGACCGATGGCATCATTACGACGTCCAGCACTGCTGGAATTGAACCCTCCAATGGTGGAGATCATTCGCCAACGATCACTCCAACGCCTACACTGGTGTTGACGAGTGAAACGATCAAGACAGCGACAACGACcacaacaacgacgacgaccactacaacgacaacgacgagTCCTGCTGGTTTGCCACACAGCACGACTTCGGACGTGATTGCACCATCGAAAGCCTCGCCCGAGCCGGCCAAACCTTCCGACTATCGATTCCAACCACGCCCCGGACTGGTGCTGGACGATCCGGACTTTAAGCCGGGCGGCGGTGCTGCCGCCGCTGGTCCTGGCAATAGTAACGCGATTCGTACGCAAAACCTGCCCCCATTCGCTAACCGGCCAGAGATCTACACCGCTCCACCGCCGGGAGCAGGATCGGGCGCACCCGGTGGACGGCCGCCGAACTATGGCGAGATCTTCGACGTGACACTGTCCGCCATCCAGGGTCCTGGGTCGGGTGGGTCCGGATCACAGCAGACGATCAAAATCAATCCGTATTACAACCGAGGACAgccgggtggtggtggacaGGGAGGCGAGGCAAGCATCATCCTAACAGGCACCGGCACCGATGGGTTCGTTTCGATCGATGGTAAACGATCGTACATCGATCTGTTCGGCACGGAAACGCAACGAAAAACGCAGATCCAACCCACTGCTACCCGCCCCGCTGGTCCGATTGCAGCGACGGAACGGCCAAAGCCACCGAAGATCGGTCCAACGCCACCGGCCCTGCAGCCTGGCATCATCGGTACGGGATACGCTGTGCCAGAAACGGAATCCCCCGTACATGCTGGACCGATTGGGTCAAATCAAAAGCCTCCCTCGGGTGGCGGAGCGGCAGGCGGATCGGTTCATCGAGCTCCCTCCGTACatcagagtcgtccgaagtatCCGGGCGCGATCGGACTACCACCGGTGCGTATCGACACGTGCATCGTTGGGGATGATTCTACGTGCGATCAGGCACAGAACGAACGGTGCAAGACGGAAAATGGCGTTTCAAGCTGTCACTGCAGGCCCGGGTACGCAAGACGCAAGCACCGGGAACCTTGTCGACGCATCGTGTCCTTGGCACTGTCGATGCGCGTGGACAAGATCTACGAGCGGCGGATCCATTGGGACGTGTCGTTGGCGGATCGAAGCAGCGAGAAGTATCAGCAGCTAAGCTACGAAGCGATTCGAGCG ATGGACTCCGCCATGTCAATGACACCGTTCTCGGACGAATTCCTGGAGGCACGCATCAACGGCATCTACACGGTCAATCCGTCCAGTGGGTCTGCCGCCTCCGGTGCCTCTACCGGTGCCGTCTTTGTCAACTACACCgtcaatttggacgaaaatgcggAAACACTGCGACCCGCGCTTCGGTCGGACATTCAGCGCCATCTGCTCGGCGTGATCCATCGGCGGAACAACAACATCGGCAACTCGGCCCTGTACGTCGAGGCACCGACCGGAGCCGTCTCGAGCGTGCAGGACGTGGATGAGTGTACGTCGGACGAGCTGAACGATTGTGACGAGGAGGCACACTGCACCAATCTGTTCGGTACGTTCCGGTGCGAGTGTAACGTCGGCTTCCGCGATCCGTGGGCCGACCAGCCGCAGCGGGCGGGGCGAGAGTGCCTGTCCTGTCCGGAGTCGTACTGCACGAACCGGGGCACCTGTAGCTACGATAATGCGAACAATCGACAGGTTTGCAAGTGTCTTGGCAGTTACTACGGGACGCAGTGTGAGATCGATGGGGAGGTGCTGGGTGTCGCTGTTGGTGCTTCGGTGGCCGCCGTCATCATCATTGTGCTGACGCTTATCTGTCTCGTTATGTGGAG CCGGAAGTGGCAGCGGGAGCACAAAAATGCAATGGGCAGCCCGGTGTTTGGGTATCTGGGCAATGGGCAGGTGAAGACACCGGTCATGGGCCAGGCACCGTACCAGGTGACACTGGAGGATCGCATGCGGTGGGCGCAGATTGCGGACGTAATGGCTCAAGCGAATCATTACGCGGTAAGCTACATCGAT GCTGAGCCCGTTGCAGGACGTCCATCGTCGGCCATGTATGGCTATCCCAATCTACAGACGATCGGTAGCATGAACACGCTGTCGCTACACGGAACCTTACCCATGCACACCGGCACCTTACCGCCAGTTCCGTTGCCAAG AACCCTTGGACTGAACCGAAATGGCATGCGAACGTTGGAAAACTCCAGCTCCAGCGAGGAGGAGGACCGGGCCGATCTGCTCGGCCGCAACTTCAATGTCCCCCGGCCAAAGAGCCGTAGCAATGCGAGCGTTACG TCCGGCATCTACTACGACGTGGATTACGCCCCGACGGGAGCGGAGCAGCTGTACGGTGGGGGCAGCACACTCGGCGGCACGATAGGACTGGGCGGGCAGATGGGCGGCGGTGGCGTCGGCGGAGGTGGAATGGGTGCTGGTGGCACAACGAAATCGCAAAGCAGCATACCAATGAGCACCTACACCTCTTCCGGCCGGCCATTACAATCGACGTACTACAAGTGA